One window of uncultured Methanobrevibacter sp. genomic DNA carries:
- a CDS encoding beta-CASP ribonuclease aCPSF1: protein MTSDILEDIKKEILQKLPDEIQVSKVEFEGPEVVVYTKNPEIITENGDLIRSLAKELRKRIIIRSDKSALLEPEATINKVHEIVPEGAEITDIYFDTVTGEVVITAKKPGLVIGKYGVTSRNIVKNTGWAPKILRTPPISSDIIGKIRTIHKNSSKERKKMLQRLGRQIHQGSKYPNDWARVTSMGGFKEVGRSSMLLQTPNSRVLLDCGVNVAASDNKNAFPYLNAPEFSIEELDAVIISHAHLDHCGFVPYLFHYGYDGPVYCTTPTRDLTTLLQFDHLDIAHREGNPLPFTSKHVKQAIKNTITLDYGEVTDISPDIRLTLHNAGHILGSAISHMHIGDGAHNLVYTGDFKYEPSRLLEPATIRFPRAETVIMESTYGGREDIQPSRNNAEKEMMKTIYKTLKRGGKVLVPVFAVGRAQELMVVLEEYMRHGLIEEVPIYIDGMIWEATAIHTARPEYLSKDLRDQIFHMGRNPFVSDMFKKVQNIDQRKEIVESRDPAIILSTSGMLTGGNSVEYFKWLCEDEKNTLIFVGYQSEGSMGRRVQKGWKEIPLEDDDGRTRQFCVKMQIKTINGFSGHSNRRQLMEYVKRLNPRPEKVITCHGDPYKAVDLASSIHRSYKIETKTPINLDCVRIH from the coding sequence ATGACTTCAGATATTTTAGAAGATATTAAAAAAGAGATTTTGCAAAAACTACCTGATGAAATTCAAGTTTCAAAAGTAGAATTTGAAGGTCCAGAAGTAGTAGTTTATACCAAAAATCCAGAAATTATTACTGAAAACGGTGACTTAATAAGGTCACTAGCTAAAGAACTTAGAAAAAGAATTATCATAAGATCTGATAAAAGCGCATTACTTGAACCTGAAGCTACTATCAATAAAGTTCATGAAATAGTTCCTGAAGGTGCAGAAATAACAGATATTTACTTTGATACTGTTACCGGAGAAGTAGTGATTACTGCTAAAAAACCGGGACTTGTTATCGGAAAATATGGAGTAACATCCAGAAATATTGTAAAGAATACAGGTTGGGCTCCTAAAATTTTAAGAACCCCACCAATCAGTTCAGACATTATTGGAAAAATTAGAACTATTCACAAAAATAGCAGTAAAGAAAGAAAAAAAATGTTGCAACGTCTTGGACGCCAAATCCACCAAGGAAGCAAATACCCTAACGACTGGGCAAGAGTTACTTCAATGGGAGGATTTAAAGAAGTTGGACGTTCTTCAATGCTTTTACAAACACCAAACAGTAGAGTATTGCTGGATTGCGGTGTTAATGTTGCAGCCTCAGATAATAAAAATGCATTCCCTTATCTTAATGCACCTGAATTTTCAATCGAAGAACTTGATGCAGTCATTATTTCTCACGCTCACTTAGACCACTGCGGATTTGTACCATACCTGTTCCATTACGGATATGACGGACCAGTATATTGTACAACCCCAACCAGAGATTTAACTACATTGCTCCAGTTCGATCATTTAGATATTGCTCACAGAGAAGGTAATCCCTTACCATTTACATCAAAACATGTTAAACAAGCAATTAAAAACACTATCACCCTAGACTACGGAGAAGTTACCGACATTTCTCCAGATATCAGATTAACATTACATAACGCAGGACACATCTTAGGTTCAGCTATATCCCACATGCACATTGGTGATGGAGCACACAACCTTGTCTATACTGGGGATTTCAAATATGAACCTTCAAGATTACTGGAACCTGCAACAATCAGATTCCCACGTGCTGAAACCGTAATTATGGAAAGTACTTACGGTGGAAGAGAAGATATTCAGCCTTCCAGAAATAATGCAGAAAAAGAAATGATGAAAACCATTTACAAAACACTTAAACGTGGAGGTAAAGTACTGGTTCCTGTATTTGCAGTAGGAAGAGCACAAGAACTTATGGTCGTATTGGAAGAATACATGAGACACGGTCTGATTGAAGAAGTCCCTATTTACATTGACGGAATGATTTGGGAAGCTACTGCAATTCACACAGCAAGACCAGAATACTTAAGTAAAGACTTAAGAGACCAAATATTCCACATGGGAAGAAATCCATTCGTTTCTGACATGTTTAAAAAAGTTCAAAACATTGATCAGAGAAAAGAAATTGTTGAAAGCAGAGACCCTGCAATTATCCTATCCACTTCCGGTATGTTAACCGGTGGAAACTCCGTAGAATACTTCAAATGGTTATGTGAAGATGAAAAGAATACTTTAATCTTTGTAGGATACCAGTCTGAAGGATCAATGGGTAGAAGAGTCCAAAAAGGATGGAAGGAAATTCCTCTTGAAGATGATGATGGAAGAACCAGACAGTTCTGCGTAAAAATGCAAATAAAAACCATCAACGGATTCAGTGGACACTCAAACAGAAGACAATTAATGGAATATGTAAAAAGACTTAATCCAAGACCTGAAAAAGTCATTACATGTCACGGAGACCCTTACAAGGCAGTCGATTTAGCTTCATCAATTCATAGAAGTTATAAAATCGAAACCAAAACTCCAATTAATTTAGACTGTGTGAGAATTCATTAA
- the purM gene encoding phosphoribosylformylglycinamidine cyclo-ligase: MVTYSESGVDIDLEAVTVSKLADKLKSTLSYRDIITDSGHYAALVKLGDKAIAMSTDGVGSKILIAEMMNKYDTVGIDCIAMVVNDILCVGAEPIALVDYLAVEKPDPERASEIAEGLVKGAEESKIAIIGGETASLPGIIKDFDLAGTGIGFVDIDKIITGENIEPGNVLIGIESNGIHSNGYSLARKALFDDAEFSVDDKMPNSDTTIGEELIRPTELYVKPIVALFEKEYNINGLAHITGGGFTNLRRLKKGVGYNITDLPEVPEIFKLIYEQNVDIKEMYKVFNMGVGFVVICEENEAEKIMGTLKEYCNCQIIGKVTDDEKITVKAFEGSEIEY, from the coding sequence ATGGTTACTTATTCAGAATCTGGTGTTGACATAGACCTTGAAGCAGTTACTGTTTCTAAACTAGCTGATAAACTCAAGTCAACATTATCATATAGAGACATAATTACAGACAGCGGCCATTATGCTGCTTTAGTTAAATTAGGAGACAAAGCTATCGCAATGAGTACCGATGGTGTTGGAAGTAAAATTTTAATTGCTGAAATGATGAATAAATACGATACTGTTGGTATCGACTGCATTGCTATGGTTGTTAATGATATTTTATGTGTTGGTGCTGAACCAATTGCATTAGTTGATTATCTTGCAGTGGAAAAACCTGATCCTGAAAGAGCTTCTGAAATTGCAGAAGGTCTTGTAAAAGGTGCTGAAGAATCTAAAATTGCAATAATCGGCGGTGAAACTGCTTCACTTCCGGGAATCATAAAAGATTTTGACCTTGCAGGAACAGGTATCGGATTTGTAGATATCGATAAAATCATTACAGGCGAGAATATCGAACCTGGAAATGTTTTAATAGGTATCGAAAGTAATGGAATCCACTCTAACGGATACAGTTTAGCTAGAAAAGCATTATTTGACGATGCCGAATTTAGCGTTGATGATAAAATGCCAAATTCTGACACTACAATCGGTGAAGAATTAATAAGACCAACTGAGCTTTATGTAAAACCTATTGTAGCATTATTTGAAAAAGAATACAATATCAACGGACTTGCACACATTACCGGAGGAGGTTTTACTAACCTCAGACGTTTGAAAAAAGGAGTCGGATACAATATAACCGACCTTCCGGAAGTTCCAGAGATATTCAAATTAATTTACGAACAGAACGTGGACATCAAAGAAATGTATAAAGTTTTCAATATGGGTGTCGGTTTTGTTGTAATTTGTGAAGAAAATGAAGCTGAAAAAATTATGGGCACTTTGAAAGAATACTGCAACTGCCAAATCATAGGTAAAGTTACAGATGATGAAAAGATTACAGTTAAAGCTTTTGAAGGGTCTGAAATTGAATACTGA
- the comC gene encoding L-sulfolactate dehydrogenase, translating to MKIMKDKEIALVKEILKKLGASEEDQELVAEATIDADLKGFTSHGLGRFPQYLISIEAGTINLKDNITIEKETPAIALINGNSGFGQAVSYKAMQIAIKKAKEVGIACVGVHNSNHFGVTGFYSDLALRENCIGLVLANTDPAIAPLGGKEPLIGTNPVALGIPSKTYITVDMATSVTARGKIIESKRKGLDLPDGWALDKDGNPTNDPEAALEGSILPFGGFKGYALSALIEILTGPLVQAGYGHGVTGTASPTKNCTKGDLYVVIDPSKFGDFDEFVEHTEDFVSQIRATGETVAIPGDLEVKRIAEAEANGVAIDEKLYEQLKEICTNLDIDIDSYIEE from the coding sequence ATGAAAATAATGAAAGATAAAGAGATAGCTCTTGTAAAAGAAATATTAAAAAAATTAGGAGCTAGTGAAGAAGACCAAGAACTAGTTGCAGAAGCTACAATTGATGCAGATTTAAAAGGATTTACTTCTCATGGACTTGGCAGATTCCCACAATATTTAATTAGTATTGAAGCAGGTACAATTAATCTAAAAGATAACATTACAATTGAAAAAGAAACTCCGGCTATAGCATTGATTAACGGTAACAGCGGATTTGGTCAAGCTGTATCATATAAAGCAATGCAAATTGCTATTAAAAAAGCAAAAGAAGTAGGTATTGCATGTGTTGGAGTACATAATTCAAATCACTTCGGAGTAACCGGATTTTATTCTGATTTAGCATTAAGAGAAAACTGTATCGGACTTGTTTTAGCAAATACCGATCCTGCTATTGCTCCTTTAGGAGGTAAAGAACCATTAATCGGAACAAACCCTGTTGCATTAGGAATTCCTTCCAAAACATATATTACTGTAGATATGGCAACATCAGTTACTGCCCGTGGAAAAATCATCGAATCAAAAAGAAAAGGTTTGGACTTACCTGACGGATGGGCATTAGATAAAGATGGAAACCCTACAAATGACCCTGAAGCAGCATTAGAAGGTTCAATCTTACCGTTTGGTGGTTTTAAAGGATATGCTTTATCAGCATTAATCGAAATTTTAACAGGACCATTAGTACAGGCAGGATACGGTCATGGAGTAACAGGTACCGCTTCACCAACTAAAAACTGTACCAAAGGAGATTTGTATGTTGTAATTGACCCATCCAAGTTTGGAGACTTTGATGAATTTGTTGAACATACAGAAGATTTTGTTTCACAAATTAGAGCTACCGGTGAAACTGTTGCTATTCCAGGAGATTTGGAAGTTAAAAGAATTGCTGAAGCTGAAGCCAATGGTGTAGCAATTGATGAAAAATTATATGAACAGTTAAAAGAAATCTGTACCAATTTAGACATTGATATAGATTCCTACATTGAAGAATAA